In Candidatus Pantoea floridensis, the genomic window TGCAGAACAGATACACGGTACGATGCAGGATCAGGCTGTAGGCAAACGGAATCGGCGTGTTGGCGATGCGATCGCAGCCGCCCAGAATGGTGGACAGCTGATTGAGATTTTCATCAATGCTCTGCCAGATAATATCCGATATGTCCCCTTCATCGCGGCGCTGCGCCAGCCAGGTGCTCAAACACAATAAAACCTGCGATGTAGGCATAGGATGATTCAGCACTGCGCTGTGCCAGTTATCGGGCAGCAGGCGCTGCAAATCGGCCTGCACCGGCGTTTTACGCAGGCGGTGTTTCAGGCTCCAGCTAAACGCCAGCAGCAAGCCGGTAAATTCCCGCACCTGTTCTTCACGGATGCCGCGAATGCTTTTAATTTGCCGCAGCAGCGAACGCTCGGTGATATGCAAGTTACCCCACAAGTGGCGGGCTTCGATAAAACGCGCATAGCTGGCGTTGTTGCGAAAACCAAGGAAGATGGCGATCGACACCCCGACCAAACTAAAAGGCGCGGTGGTGAGGTGAATGCCGAGGGTCGAATACCACGGATAGCCAAAGATAGCGATCAGCGACATGAGTAGATTGAGCGACAGGCGAAACACGATGTTGCTAAGCACCGAGCCATGCCAGTCAAACAGCCGGATAAACCAGTGTTGATGGGGACGTACGATCATTTTGCGATGGTGTATTTTTTAGGTTTTGTGGCGTTAGGGTACGCCGGTCAGCACGGCGGAATCAACGCCATTGCTGACGCTTTTTTAAGACCGAATCATGAGATGCGCGGCAAGCTGACTTTCAACGCATCAATAAACAACCGCAGCGCCATGGATTGGTGGCGGTTGGGCGGGAACCACAGCGCAATCCCCGCTGATTGCACTCGCCAATCGGCCAGCAGTTCAACCAACTGGCCGCTGCGCAATGCTTTTTCCACATACAGCGACGGCACATAAGCAATGCCTAACCCGGCAAGGGCGGCCTGCGCCATCAGCGCGTTGCTGTCCAGCGTGAGCGTGCCGGGCACATCAATTTCGTGCGTTTCTGCCGCCTGCGCATATTCCCAGTGATAACGTTTGCCGCTGGGTAAGCGCTGGCGTATGCACTGCTGCCGCAGCAGATCGCGGGGATGCTTAATCGGCGCGTGCAGCGCCAGGTAAGCCGGTGCTGCCACGGTGACAAACGTCAGCGGACCACCGAGCGGAACCGCCACCATATCCTGCGGTACATCCTCAAGTAGCCTGATTCCGGCATCAAAACCGGCGGCGGTGATGTCCACCAATGCGCCTTGTGCGGCGAAATCGAGCTGGATATCGGGATAACGGGCGCTAAATTCCGCCACTACGTGCTGCAACAGCAAACCGATCGAGGCATCACTGGCGCTGATGCGCAACGTGCCGTAGTGCTGTTGGCGGCTGGCTGAGATGTCGTGCAGCACCTCATCCATCTGATTCAAGAGCGGCGAGAGTCGATCCAGTAGCTGCTGCCCGGCATCGGTGAGCGACACGCTGCGCGTGGTGCGCTGAAACAGCTGAACGCCCAGATTGTGCTCCAGCGTTTTCACCAGATGGCTGAGCGAAGAGCGCTTTAATCCGAGCTGCTCGGCGGCACGACGAAAGCTGCGCTGTTCACCAAGGGTTTTGATGGCTTGCAGCTCGTGCCACGAAGGTCGTTTCATTGGTGGTTTTTCCTCACCGGGTCATACGCGATTAGGTAGATTATCTCCACCAGTAAAGCGATCTACCATCAGGTTTTCAATAGGAGGAGCACAACATGAAAACCTGGTTAATTACCGGCGCCAGCAGCGGGCTAGGTCGTTTGATGAGTGAACGTTTACTGGCGCGTGGCGATCGCGTGCTGGCTTGCATACGTCGCGAACAGGCGATGGCCGATCTGCAGCAAACCTATGGCGAGCAGCTGCAGATTGTTGCGCTGGATCTGGCGCAAACCGATCGTATTGCGCCCACCATTGCGGATGCTTTTAAGGCGGTCGAACGCATTGATGTGGTGGTGAGCAATGCCGCCTACGGCCTGTTCGGCGCGGCGGAAGAGTTGAGTGATGCGCAGATTGATCGCCAGATCGCCACCAATCTTACCGGTTCTATCCAGCTGATTCGCGCCGTCATTCCCCTGTTACGCCAGCAGGGCGGCGGACGTATCGCGCAGATTTCTTCAGAAGGCGGCCAGGTGGCTTATCCCAACTTCAGCCTGTATCACGCCAGCAAATGGGGCATTGAGGGATTTGTCGAGGCGGTGCGTCAGGAAGTGGCCAGCTTCGGCATTGATTTCCTGCTGGTGGAGCCGGGCCCAACGGCGACGAATTTTGCTACAGGATTGGATATCGCTGACGCGCTCGAGGTATACCGCGATAACGCCTCAGGCCAGCTGCGCCGTGCGATTTTATCCGGTGATTTCACCATTGCCGGTGACGCCGGGAAATGCGTAACGGCGATGATTGAGACGCTTGATAAGCCCAGCATGCCGCTGCGCCTGGCGCTTGGCAGCACCGCTTATCAGCACATAGAAGCGGCATTGGAAAGCCGTCTGGCGGAGCTGCGCGCGCAGCGCGATGTGGCATTCGGCGCGGACGTGTAATCGCATAATTTATAACAACATGCGAATACCCTTAGCAGCTACTCGCAAAAAAGCCGGTATTCCCGGCTTTTTATTTAATCATCAGTAAGTTGTTCAGGCGTGCAGTCGTAAAGCTCCGCAAGTCTGGCGAGATTAAACTCACGTGGTTTTTCGCTTTTTTCCATCGCAGAGACAGACGCTTGCGTGATGCCCATTGATTCAGCAACCTGCTTTTGCGTCAGTTTGCGATAAATACGCCATGCGGCATGAAGAGTGACACCTTTTTCAATCGCAATGTTTACTACGTCGCCAGGGATCATGGCATCGTCATTTTTCCCGGCTTCATAAGAAACTGACTCCCATAATTCAGGCAAATCAGAATTGCGAGTCAGCCTTTCGAACAACTCTATGGGGACGATTGCCGCTTTACGATTTCCGGCGCTGTCAGTGATAAATTCGATCATAGGGTTTATGTTCCAGTATTTTGCGTTTTAATATTTTGAAAAATAAGGGGATATTCTGTTTCAGCTTCTTCCTTTCATTAGCGTCTGCAATACCCTGCATCTGCTTCATAGCCGCTTTGCGCCAATGTAGCTCTGGCATTCCCTTACCTCACATTGTTAACAACCTCCTTCACTGGAGATAATAACAATAGGTTTTTTTACCTATATTGGCAATTTTTATAGATGTTTAGGACGGAAAATTATCTATATTTAAAATAGAAATATAGATATGGATTACGTTGCTACGTTTCTAACCTGCTTAGCTCAACCGCATAGGATGTTAGGCGGAATCTGCAGATAGCTGCCAAACTCAGCCATTATGCATTTTGCCCGGTGCGCATGAATGTGCACCCTATACCGGTCAGAGTAGGGTCGCCATTTATGGCGACCAATCCGCTCAATCCTATGACTCAAGGAGACGTTCTAACATGCAAGCGATGATCCTGAAGTATCCCGGCGGCTTAGAAAACCTGCAGCTGATCGATCTTGCCGATCCCGGCAAACCTGGCGCGGGAGAGATCCGTGTAGCGATCCACGCTACGTCGCTGAACTTCCACGATCTACTGGTGGCGGATGGATCGATACCTACCGCCGATGGCCGCATTATGATGGCGGACGGCGCAGGCGTGGTGGAAGAGGTGGGCGCGGGCGTTACTGAATTTAAGCCGGGCGATCATGTGGTGTCATGCTTCTTCCCGCAGTGGCAGGATGGGTTGCCGTTGAGCCAGGTGGGCAATTTCACTCAAACGCCGGGCGACGGTGCGCACGGCTTTGCTGCCGAGGTGGTGGTACGTCCGGCGCAGCACTTCACGCTGGCACCGCGCGGTTGGCGCCATGCAGAAGCGGCGACCATCACCACGTCGGGGCTCACCGCATGGCGTGCGCTGGTGGGCGATGCGCAGATCAAAGCGGGTGATACGATCGTTACGCTCGGCACCGGTGGAGTGTCGATTACCGCGTTGCAGATCGCTAAATCAATGGGTGCCCGCGTGATTGTTACTTCCTCCTCCGACGAAAAGCTGGCGCGCGCGCGTGAGCTGGGTGCCGATGCGGGCATTAACTATCGCAGCACGCCGGAGTGGGGCAAAGCGGTACAGCAGTTAACCAATGGCCAGGGCGCGGATGTGGTGATTGAACTTGGCGGTCCTGGCACCATGGCGCAGTCGATTGAGGCGGTGCGTGTTGGTGGGCATATCGCGCTCATTGGCGTCCTTACCGGCTTTGAAGGCGTGATCCCCACCTCATTATTGATGGCAAAACAGGCGCGTATTCAGGGGCTGATTGTCGGCCATAGCCGCCAGCAGCAGGATTTTGTCCGCGCACTGGAGCAGAACGATATCCGGCCAGTGATCAGCGATAGCTACGGTTCACTGAGCGATCTCCCGGCAGCGTTTAAGCATCAGCAGAGCGCGGGACATTTCGGCAAAATTACGGTGGAGTGGTAAAACCATAACCACCGTGAAGTAGCATGTTATTGATCACAGGGTGCTGAAGAGGATATTCAGCGCCATGAAGACTCAGAATAGGATGGCGTGTACCGTAGCACGCAGGGCGATACCGAGCAGAATGCCGGGAACGGCGAAGCGGAACAGGCGCGGGAAGCGGCTTGAAAGGCCAAGGAAAATACCAATGCCGGGCAGATCGAAGGTTTGAATCAACAAACCTGCCGAGGCGTTGATGTTATGGGCGCTGTATAAGCCTTTCTCCACCAGTCCCGCCACCACGCCGTAATAGGCGGTGCCGCCCGCCAGGCATTTTGTCAGCGCTGGAAGAATGTAGACGTCGGAAATGTGCAGCTTATCCAGCAGCGGCGAGAGCAGGCGCGTCAGCATTTCGATGCCGCCCGCTTCTTTTAAAATACCCACCACCGATAACGAAATAATTAACATCGGCAGTGAACCCATCGCCAGGCGAATGGCATCGGAACCGGCACTGTTTATGATGCCAATCAGCCCGATTTTGCTTTCTTGATGGGTGACGGCTTCATCCTCGTTGAGCAGTGCGGCATCAGAGAGTTTGCGGCCAAAAAGGTGATAGGTGGCTGCCGCCGCGAGTACGCCACCGCAGATGGAGACGATCAGCGCCGTGCTCCAGTGCAATCCCGCCGGAATCAGTGGATAGAAGGTACTGGCCTGGCCCATGGCAAATAACATTGCCAGCGTGGCAGCCATATGACGATCGGAAGTGCCGCGCTTTTCCATAATCGCCAGCGCCGCCAGCGGGGCGGCAAAACTGACGAAATTAAGCTGAATCATGGCAAAAAAAGCCAGCCCGGTAATACCGAACGGTTTTAATAGCGGCGTGGCATGCTGCACCACAAAATCCAACAGACCTTTGACTTCCAGATATTTCATGATGAATAACATCACTACCATAATGGGAATTAAGGTGTAGAGCGCAACGTCCACTGAGGCTTTGCCCGCAGACATAATGATATCGATAATATTCATGCCAGATTCAGACCTGTGTTCACACCGTTGTCCCCGAAAAAATATTTAAATAGGCAAAGTAGTGCCTAAAGACGTTCAGTGACACACCAACCTCAATGAATGCACCTTCCGTAGCGACGCAATTCATTGCGCGATAAATCGCGCCGCTACGGAATATGCGCTATGAGATATCGGTATTCATATGTCGAGTGAAAAAGCATTAAGCAAGGGGCTGCCCGTAAAGGAATAAATCTTATCTTTTGCCTGGATGGTTGAGTAGTGAAGAAAATGGAATTTAAATTGCAGATATAAAAAAGCCAGCCTGATAAATGGCTGGCTGTTATTTGCCGCGAGAAATATTAACGCATCGTCACAAATTCTTCGGACGCGGTGGGGTGAATCGCCACGGTATTATCGAAGTCTTTCTTGGTGGCGCCCATTTTCAGCGCTACCGCGAAGCCTTGCAGCATCTCATCCATGCCGTTGCCGATACCGTGAATGCCGACAATTTTCTCATCCGCACCTACGCACACCAGTTTCATGCGGCACGGCTGGCGATGTTGGGTGACAGCGGTATACATTGCGGTGAAGGAGGATTTATACACCTTCACCTGATCGTCGCCGTACTGCTCGCGCGCCTGCGGTTCGGTCAATCCTACGGTACCAATCGGCGGATGACTGAACACCACGGTCGGTACGTTGCTGAAATCCAGATGCTCATCCGGCTTGTTGTTAAACAGGCGCTCAGAAAGACGACGACCTGCCGCCACCGCAACCGGCGTTAATTCAACCGCACCGGTGTTATCACCAACTGCATAAATGCCTTTGACGTTCGTGTTCTGGAACTTATCAACGTTGATATAGCCCTTGTCGTTGAGCTTCACGCCGGTTGCCGCCAGATTGAGATTATCGGTTGCCGGTTCACGGCCAATCGCCCACACCAAACAATCCACGGTTTGCTCGTGGCCGCTTTCCAGCTGCAGCGTCAGGCTGCCGTCGGCGTTTTTAATCACCGCTTTCGGAATCGATTCGGTGTGCAGCGTTGGACCTTCTGCCTGCATCACCTCAACCAGCGTATCGACGATCAGCGGATCGAAGCTGCGCAGCGGCGCGTGCTTACGTACAAATAGGTGGGTTTCTGCGCCCAGCGCATTCACCACGCCGGCCAGCTCCACGGCGATGTAACCCGCACCCACAACCGCCACGCGCTTCGGCAATGCATCCAGTTCAAAGAAACCATCAGAGTCGATACCGTATTCCGCGCCCGGCACGTTGGGATGGCTTGGACGACCGCCGGTGGCGATGAGGATGTGATCGGCGGTGAGGGTTTCGCCGTTCACTTCCACGGTATTGGCATCGATAAAGCGCGCGAAGCCTTTGATCACTTCAACCTTATTTTTACCCAGCACGTTATCGTATGAGCTGTGGATGCGATCGATGTAGGCGCTGCGGTTTTTCACCAGAATTGACCAGTCAAAACGATTTACCGTGGTATCGAAACCATAATCTGGCCCATAAAGATGAATAGCCTCAGCGATTTGCGCCGCATGCCACATCACCTTTTTCGGTACGCAGCCGACGTTGACGCAGGTGCCGCCCAGCTCTTTCGCTTCAATCAGCGCGCACTTCTGGCCGTACATCGCAGCACGGTTAATCGAGGCGATACCGCCGCTGCCGCCGCCGATGGCGAGGTAGTCAAAATGTCTGGTCATCCGTTATGTCCATCTGTTGGAAGAAAATTGGCATAGAGTTTAACGCTTGAGGCGTGAGGCGCGCAAAGATTGCACCTATGAATGTAATAGGGTTGAATCCCGAAACCCGCCATACTTCAAGCCGCAGGCGCGTTGGCTGCATCCTTTAACCCCAGTCACATAGTGAACTATGCTCCTGGGGATTAAAGGATTTGCCGCCTTCCTGCAACATGAATTATGACGGGTGCTACTCGTCAAAAGGAAATGAATATGCAACTGACTTTTCTCGGCACCGGCGGCGGTGCGCCCAGCCTGCAACGTAACGTCACCGCGATTGCGCTGACGCTGTCGAAACGCGGCGAAACCTGGCTTTTCGACTGCGGTGAAGCAACGCAGCATCAGTACATGCGCTCGGCGCTCAAGCCGGGCAAGCTGGAAAAAATCTTTATCACCCATCTGCACGGCGACCACATCTTTGGCCTGCCGGGATTGCTCACCAGCCGTTCGATGGCGGGCATCCTTGATCCCATGACGGTTTACGGTCCCAAAGGTATTCGGCAATTTATTGAGACGGCGCTCAGCTTAAGCGGCTCATACACCTCTTATCCGCTGGAAATTGTCGAGATTGAAGCCGGTTTGGTGCTGGATGATGGCGAGTTCCGCGTCACCGCCTGGCCGATGAATCATGTGATTGAGTGCTACGGCTATCGCATTGAGCAGCACGACAAGCCGGGCTTCCTTGATGCGCCACGCCTCAAAGCCGAAGGCGTACCGCGCGGGCCGTGGTATCAGGATTTGAAAGCGGGCAAACGCATCCAACTGGACGATGGTCGGGAAATCAACGGCGCGGAGTATCTGGGGCCGGCCACCAAAGGTAAAGTGTTGGCGATATTTGGCGATACTGCGCCCACCGAGGTCGCGCTGCAGCTGGCCGCCAACGCGGATGTGATGGTGCATGAAACCACGCTGGAGGCGGCGCTGGTTGAAAAAGCCAACGGGCGCGGCCACTCAACTACCGTTCAGGCGGCTGAAGTGGCAAAACAATCAGGAGCAAAGCGGATGATCGCCACGCATTTCAGCTCGCGCTATCTGTCAAAGGATCGGGAGAAACTGCTGGCGGAGTGCCAGTCGGTGTTTGCTGCGACCGAGCTGGCACATGATTTCGCGGTATTCGAGGTTTAGTGCTGTAACGCCGGGTAGGTGAAAAACAGCAGATGCGTCATGTTGAACAGGAAATGGACGCCGGTGGCGACCCACAGGCGTCCACTCCATTGCCACGCCAGACCGTAAATCAGCCCGGCCAGGGTGGCGAAAATCATCAGTAACGGCCCGCCGGGAAAGTGTGCCAAGCCGAACAGCAGCGACGTCAGCAACAATGCAGCTACGGCACCGATGTGTTGGCGCAAACGCTGTTGCAGATAGCCGCGAAAGAATGCCTCTTCCGCCAGCGCAACGAAGAACACGTTCGCCAGCACAAAACTGCCCAACCATTCCGGCCAATGGGGTTCAACGGCCAGGCCACCCAACTGCACCGCGACATAGAGCAGCAGCGGAATCGCCGCCAGCAGCGCCAGCCACAATATCTTGTAGCGCGGTGGAGCGGCCTTGGTGCGAAACAGCTGCGGCAAACAGATGAGCAACACAAACGGAATCAGCGCCTTATCGAAGTTATATGAGAAGCTGAAGGGCGCACTAAGCGGTCCGGCCTGCACATCTTCTATCTGACGCGGATTGTTGAAACCGGGGAAAAAGTGCAGAAACAGCCCGACGGCAATGGCAACGAGCAGGGCTTCGCTGACCAGCTGAATCCAGCGTGCGCTGTTTTCGACGCGAACCCACGCGATAACGGCGATGGCGCCGAGTAGCGTCATCGCCGGCCAATCCAGCACATCCTGAAACAAACCCAGAATAGTGGCCAGCGTGAGCAGCAGTACGGAAAAACGTTTGGCGGGCGACAGCATAGCAAGCGCGCCAGCCAGAATGATCCACATGGTAATTGTCCTTGTTGGCTGACGGCGCTACGCGAACCTACTCTGGCACGATTTGCGTGACGCTGAAGTGACCGGTACCAGCAGGTACCAGCTTCTGATGCAGCCACGGCAGCAGCTCTTCCATTTGCGCTTTCAGCTTCCACGGCGGGTTAATCACGATCATGCCGGAAGCCGTCATGCCGCGCTGATCGCTGTCTGGACGCACTGCCAGCTCAATTTGCAGAATGTTGCGGATATTGGTGGCCTGCAGGTCCTTGATCATGTGTTTGATCTGTTGACGCATGACAACCGGATACCACAGGGCGAACACGCCGGTGGCGAAACGCTTGTGGCCTTCCTGAATACCTTTCACCACATCCTGATAATCGCTTTTCATCTCATACGGTGGATCGATGAGAATCAGACCGCGGCGGCTCAGCGGCGGCAGCTTGGCTTTCAGCTGCTGGTAACCGTCGCCACGCGCTACGCGCGCGCGGGCATCTTTGCTGAACTCGGTGCGCAGCAGCGGATAATCGCTGGAGTGCAGCTCGGTCAGCTCCATTTTGTCCTCTTCGCGCAGCAGGAAGCGGGCAATTAACGGTGAGCCGGGATAATACTTTAAGGTGCCATGCGGATTAAGGTTACGCACCGCCGAGAGATACGGCTTCAGCAGCTCAGGCACATCCGGCTGCTGCCAGATGCGGCCGATGCCTTCCAGATATTCACCGGTACGCTCGGCGTGCTCACCGCTGAGCAGGTAACGTCCGGCACCAGCATGCGTATCCAGATAGAGAAAAGGTTTTTCCTTCTCCATCAGAGCGGTGAGGATCAGGCTTTCAACGGTATGTTTCAGCACGTCGGCATGGTTGCCGGCATGAAAACTGTGGCGATAACTCAGCATAAAAAAGAGGGGTCCGCGGTTGGATCAAAGGGAGTCTATACATCGTGTGTGGCGCGATTATAGCCGCGCTGGGTAAAAATTGCTGACGTTTCGTGGGTGATTTAAGTTTTATGACCAGGTGTCGTTATAGCGGCTTGCGATGCGTTTTGTTGTGGGAAATTTTTGCCATGCCATTGTCCAGTACGCGAATTTTCGCTGCAATTCAACGCGCAGAAGTGAAATGCCAGGTGTTTCTGGCAGGAGATTTTTTTGCTTAAAGCACCTTTAACAACTTCTGGTGAAAATGATGAATAAAATAACGGGTGTCGCAATGGCAAGTCTGTTGGCACTTACCGGCTGCGCGAAACCACAACCCGTGCAAAGCCTGGTCACGCCGCCTGCTGCGGCAGCACAGCCTGTTGCGCAAAATACTCCAGTAGGACAAGAGACATCCGTTGTGGTCTCACCGTCCGCTCAACCTGAGGCTGCGCCATTGACCGATGGCCTTTCAGGCAACATGGAGCAGTGCCGTAAAGAGCTGGATGCTATGCGTCTTTATAGCAAGGTGTCATATGCCAATTTCAATGCGGAACTGCAGAAAATTGACGCACAAACCCATAAATATTTGCAAATTAAACAATCGATTGGCGCAGATATTAATGATTTAGTGATGCCACGTTATCAGTTCCAGGCGCGTGAGTTGTGCTTCCGTATTAAAAACCGTCTATCACAACTGATTATTCGTCAGGCTGGCTAACACCTGCATTGATTGCCCGTTGTCGGTGTGGATAGCGCTATGCAACGCGATTCCTATCCCTCTTCGCTCAAATACGCTTCAGCTCGCCTTGTGGCGAGCTTTTCTTCGCCGGTCCATCCTTAGCGGCATTGATTTTCATGCTATCAAGCCGCATGTTAGGTAGATTGCGTCGCGCGAGTACTCGCGCCTCAACTCCATCATGAAAGGACTGCGCTTATGACCAATCCGTTACTCACGTCTTTTACGCTTCCCCCGTTTTCTGCCATCAAACCTGAACATGTGGTTCCTGCGGTTACCGAAGCGCTGAACGACTGTCGTGCCGCGGTAGAACGCGCTGTGGCGCAAGGCGCGCCTTACACATGGGAAAATCTGGTACAGCCGCTGGCTGAAGTTGACGATCGCTTAGGTCGCCTGTTCTCGCCGGTTAGCCATTTAAATTCGGTGAAAAATAGCCCGGAACTGCGTGAAGCTTACGAACAAACGCTGCCGCTGCTGTCTGAGTACAGCACCTGGGTTGGCCAGCACGAAGGTTTGTACCAGGCATATCGCAACCTGAAAGAGGGCGAGAGCTACGCGGGCCTCGATACTGCGCAGCAGAAAGCGGTGGATAACAGCCTGCGTGATTTCGAGCTGTCCGGTATCGGTCTCGATAAAGAGAAACAGAAGCGCTATGGCGAAATCGCTGCGCGCCTGTCCGAGCTGGGCTCGACTTACAGCAACAATGTGCTCGACGCCACCATGGGCTGGAGCAAGCTAGTGACCGATGAAGCCGATCTGGCGGGTATGCCGGAGAGCGCGCTGGCTGCAGCCAAAGCGCAGGCTGAAGCCAAAGAGCAAGAGGGCTGGCTGCTGACGCTGGATATTCCAAGCTATCTGCCGGTGATGACCTATTGCGATAACGCTGCGCTGCGTGAAGAGCTGTACCGCGCCTATTCAACCCGTGCTTCCGATCAGGGCCCGAATGGCGGCAAATGGGATAACGGCCCGATTATGGCGGAAGAGCTGGCGCTGCGCCACGAACTGGCTCAGCTACTGGGCTTCGACTCCTACGCTGACAAATCGCTGGCCACCAAAATGGCGGAAAACCCGGCGCAGGTGATTGAGTTTCTCACCGATCTCGCTAAACGCGCACGTCCGCAGGGTGAAAAAGAGCTGGCTCAGCTGCGCGCTTTCGCCAAAAAAGAGTTCGGCGTCGACGAAATGAATCCGTGGGATTTGACCTACTACGGCGAAAAACAGAAACAGCATCTCTACACCATTAGCGACGAGCAACTGCGCCCGTATTTCCCGGAAGCGCGTGCGGTGAGTGGCCTGTTTGAGGTGGTAAAACGCATTTACGGTATCACCGCGAAAGAGCGTAAGGATGTGGATGTTTACCATCCGGATGTACGCTTCTTCGATCTGTTCGATGAGAGCGGCGAGCTGCGCGGCAGCTTCTATCTCGAT contains:
- the gorA gene encoding glutathione-disulfide reductase, which gives rise to MTRHFDYLAIGGGSGGIASINRAAMYGQKCALIEAKELGGTCVNVGCVPKKVMWHAAQIAEAIHLYGPDYGFDTTVNRFDWSILVKNRSAYIDRIHSSYDNVLGKNKVEVIKGFARFIDANTVEVNGETLTADHILIATGGRPSHPNVPGAEYGIDSDGFFELDALPKRVAVVGAGYIAVELAGVVNALGAETHLFVRKHAPLRSFDPLIVDTLVEVMQAEGPTLHTESIPKAVIKNADGSLTLQLESGHEQTVDCLVWAIGREPATDNLNLAATGVKLNDKGYINVDKFQNTNVKGIYAVGDNTGAVELTPVAVAAGRRLSERLFNNKPDEHLDFSNVPTVVFSHPPIGTVGLTEPQAREQYGDDQVKVYKSSFTAMYTAVTQHRQPCRMKLVCVGADEKIVGIHGIGNGMDEMLQGFAVALKMGATKKDFDNTVAIHPTASEEFVTMR
- a CDS encoding 23S rRNA (adenine(2030)-N(6))-methyltransferase RlmJ produces the protein MLSYRHSFHAGNHADVLKHTVESLILTALMEKEKPFLYLDTHAGAGRYLLSGEHAERTGEYLEGIGRIWQQPDVPELLKPYLSAVRNLNPHGTLKYYPGSPLIARFLLREEDKMELTELHSSDYPLLRTEFSKDARARVARGDGYQQLKAKLPPLSRRGLILIDPPYEMKSDYQDVVKGIQEGHKRFATGVFALWYPVVMRQQIKHMIKDLQATNIRNILQIELAVRPDSDQRGMTASGMIVINPPWKLKAQMEELLPWLHQKLVPAGTGHFSVTQIVPE
- a CDS encoding CPBP family intramembrane glutamic endopeptidase; the encoded protein is MWIILAGALAMLSPAKRFSVLLLTLATILGLFQDVLDWPAMTLLGAIAVIAWVRVENSARWIQLVSEALLVAIAVGLFLHFFPGFNNPRQIEDVQAGPLSAPFSFSYNFDKALIPFVLLICLPQLFRTKAAPPRYKILWLALLAAIPLLLYVAVQLGGLAVEPHWPEWLGSFVLANVFFVALAEEAFFRGYLQQRLRQHIGAVAALLLTSLLFGLAHFPGGPLLMIFATLAGLIYGLAWQWSGRLWVATGVHFLFNMTHLLFFTYPALQH
- a CDS encoding SDR family oxidoreductase gives rise to the protein MKTWLITGASSGLGRLMSERLLARGDRVLACIRREQAMADLQQTYGEQLQIVALDLAQTDRIAPTIADAFKAVERIDVVVSNAAYGLFGAAEELSDAQIDRQIATNLTGSIQLIRAVIPLLRQQGGGRIAQISSEGGQVAYPNFSLYHASKWGIEGFVEAVRQEVASFGIDFLLVEPGPTATNFATGLDIADALEVYRDNASGQLRRAILSGDFTIAGDAGKCVTAMIETLDKPSMPLRLALGSTAYQHIEAALESRLAELRAQRDVAFGADV
- a CDS encoding zinc-dependent alcohol dehydrogenase family protein, with the translated sequence MQAMILKYPGGLENLQLIDLADPGKPGAGEIRVAIHATSLNFHDLLVADGSIPTADGRIMMADGAGVVEEVGAGVTEFKPGDHVVSCFFPQWQDGLPLSQVGNFTQTPGDGAHGFAAEVVVRPAQHFTLAPRGWRHAEAATITTSGLTAWRALVGDAQIKAGDTIVTLGTGGVSITALQIAKSMGARVIVTSSSDEKLARARELGADAGINYRSTPEWGKAVQQLTNGQGADVVIELGGPGTMAQSIEAVRVGGHIALIGVLTGFEGVIPTSLLMAKQARIQGLIVGHSRQQQDFVRALEQNDIRPVISDSYGSLSDLPAAFKHQQSAGHFGKITVEW
- a CDS encoding nucleoside recognition family protein; the encoded protein is MNIIDIIMSAGKASVDVALYTLIPIMVVMLFIMKYLEVKGLLDFVVQHATPLLKPFGITGLAFFAMIQLNFVSFAAPLAALAIMEKRGTSDRHMAATLAMLFAMGQASTFYPLIPAGLHWSTALIVSICGGVLAAAATYHLFGRKLSDAALLNEDEAVTHQESKIGLIGIINSAGSDAIRLAMGSLPMLIISLSVVGILKEAGGIEMLTRLLSPLLDKLHISDVYILPALTKCLAGGTAYYGVVAGLVEKGLYSAHNINASAGLLIQTFDLPGIGIFLGLSSRFPRLFRFAVPGILLGIALRATVHAILF
- a CDS encoding bestrophin family protein, which encodes MIVRPHQHWFIRLFDWHGSVLSNIVFRLSLNLLMSLIAIFGYPWYSTLGIHLTTAPFSLVGVSIAIFLGFRNNASYARFIEARHLWGNLHITERSLLRQIKSIRGIREEQVREFTGLLLAFSWSLKHRLRKTPVQADLQRLLPDNWHSAVLNHPMPTSQVLLCLSTWLAQRRDEGDISDIIWQSIDENLNQLSTILGGCDRIANTPIPFAYSLILHRTVYLFCTLLPFALVADLHLMTPLVSMFISYTFLSLEALAEELEHPFGTAPNHLPLDALCVNIARDLKAMNGERSLPEPLEPDAHFNLT
- the rnz gene encoding ribonuclease Z, with the protein product MQLTFLGTGGGAPSLQRNVTAIALTLSKRGETWLFDCGEATQHQYMRSALKPGKLEKIFITHLHGDHIFGLPGLLTSRSMAGILDPMTVYGPKGIRQFIETALSLSGSYTSYPLEIVEIEAGLVLDDGEFRVTAWPMNHVIECYGYRIEQHDKPGFLDAPRLKAEGVPRGPWYQDLKAGKRIQLDDGREINGAEYLGPATKGKVLAIFGDTAPTEVALQLAANADVMVHETTLEAALVEKANGRGHSTTVQAAEVAKQSGAKRMIATHFSSRYLSKDREKLLAECQSVFAATELAHDFAVFEV
- a CDS encoding helix-turn-helix domain-containing protein, with protein sequence MIEFITDSAGNRKAAIVPIELFERLTRNSDLPELWESVSYEAGKNDDAMIPGDVVNIAIEKGVTLHAAWRIYRKLTQKQVAESMGITQASVSAMEKSEKPREFNLARLAELYDCTPEQLTDD
- a CDS encoding LysR family transcriptional regulator; this translates as MKRPSWHELQAIKTLGEQRSFRRAAEQLGLKRSSLSHLVKTLEHNLGVQLFQRTTRSVSLTDAGQQLLDRLSPLLNQMDEVLHDISASRQQHYGTLRISASDASIGLLLQHVVAEFSARYPDIQLDFAAQGALVDITAAGFDAGIRLLEDVPQDMVAVPLGGPLTFVTVAAPAYLALHAPIKHPRDLLRQQCIRQRLPSGKRYHWEYAQAAETHEIDVPGTLTLDSNALMAQAALAGLGIAYVPSLYVEKALRSGQLVELLADWRVQSAGIALWFPPNRHQSMALRLFIDALKVSLPRIS